Proteins from a single region of Sphaerochaeta globosa str. Buddy:
- the aroA gene encoding 3-phosphoshikimate 1-carboxyvinyltransferase: MNVQVKPGPLKGKIQVPGSKSHTIRSVLLATLAQGQTCIENPLASGDGLSALRAARAFGAIVDQSQQRWVVQGRGGNLLVPQDVVDTKNSGTTTCLFTSVAALVDGYTVITGDEQIRRRPILGLVEALNTLGATAFLTRPKQGCPPVVVKGLLQGGEVSIEGKNSQYVSSLLLSAPLAKRTTVIHVHNALEKPYVQLTLDWMKRLGVEVENPEQYTRFTIEGGQRYHGGNFLIPADWSAVAFPLVAAAITNSDLVLTGLDFSDSQGDKRIVEILTSFRANIQRQGEGELRIMGNAPLQGGLTIDLSDIPDALPALAVLATQAEGQTVFINLEHVRQKETDRVEEMTLKLNALGCNLRMENDCLVVEGPTRIQSGIVSSSDDHRIAMALVVAGLAAQGEIVVTDAQCADVSFPGFFSKLAECGADLSIQEE, translated from the coding sequence ATGAATGTACAGGTAAAACCAGGTCCCCTGAAGGGGAAAATCCAAGTCCCCGGTTCCAAAAGTCATACCATTCGATCGGTATTGTTGGCCACGCTTGCCCAAGGGCAGACTTGCATCGAGAACCCGCTGGCCAGCGGCGATGGACTGAGTGCCTTACGCGCTGCACGTGCGTTTGGTGCGATTGTCGACCAAAGTCAGCAACGTTGGGTTGTGCAAGGCAGGGGAGGGAATCTGCTGGTTCCGCAAGATGTGGTGGATACGAAAAACTCGGGGACCACCACCTGTCTGTTTACATCGGTGGCCGCACTGGTAGATGGCTATACGGTTATTACCGGTGATGAACAAATTCGAAGAAGACCGATTCTGGGTCTGGTCGAGGCACTCAATACCTTGGGAGCGACTGCTTTCCTAACCAGACCGAAGCAAGGCTGTCCACCAGTGGTGGTCAAAGGTCTTTTGCAGGGTGGTGAGGTTTCCATAGAGGGAAAGAACAGTCAGTATGTTTCAAGCCTCTTGCTTTCAGCCCCGTTAGCCAAGCGCACTACCGTCATACATGTCCACAATGCACTGGAAAAACCCTATGTCCAACTGACGCTTGACTGGATGAAACGACTTGGTGTAGAGGTGGAAAACCCTGAACAGTACACTCGGTTCACCATTGAAGGGGGACAAAGGTATCACGGTGGGAATTTTCTGATTCCAGCCGACTGGTCTGCTGTAGCGTTTCCCTTGGTGGCTGCTGCAATAACCAACTCCGATCTGGTGCTTACCGGCCTGGATTTTTCAGACTCCCAAGGTGATAAGCGGATTGTAGAAATACTCACTTCGTTTCGGGCCAATATCCAGAGGCAGGGAGAAGGGGAGTTACGCATTATGGGGAATGCTCCCTTGCAGGGTGGTTTGACGATTGATTTGTCCGACATACCTGATGCCCTGCCTGCGTTGGCCGTCTTGGCCACTCAGGCTGAAGGACAGACGGTTTTTATCAATTTGGAACACGTCAGGCAGAAAGAAACCGACCGTGTTGAGGAAATGACTCTGAAACTGAATGCACTTGGTTGCAACCTGCGGATGGAAAACGATTGTTTGGTAGTTGAAGGACCGACTCGGATTCAATCGGGTATTGTGTCCTCGTCGGATGACCATCGCATTGCCATGGCGCTCGTAGTTGCTGGTTTGGCTGCTCAGGGTGAGATTGTAGTAACCGATGCGCAGTGTGCCGATGTATCGTTCCCAGGCTTTTTCTCAAAATTGGCCGAATGTGGTGCTGACCTGTCCATACAGGAGGAGTAG
- a CDS encoding tripartite tricarboxylate transporter permease, translating into MADLMGILSFALDIRFVLLVFVGSVAGLFVGAIPGLSVSMATALLVSITYSWQTSDALATIMGVYVVGVFSGALSAILINIPGAPSSVVTTLDGFPMAKRGQAYAAMSYAIVYSFVGTIFGFIALFLVAKPISSLALRFTPMDYFLLALFGLTTVGSLTSKQFSKGLISAALGLLFSMIGIDSVMGTARMTFGIRNLQAGINIVPALVGLFGFSEVLMSISSSLEDGEVSKVSKTPIRLKELLRHFPLSLWYATIGVFVGALPGAGGPVAAFLAYSQAKRVVKNPSVPFGEGAVEGIVASETANNACIGGAMIPMLTLAIPGDAVTAIILSVFYVHGLRPGPMFIQTSGDMFQAIVAGGFVGSFFLLLLGYLAAPRISKVLTIPKRVLLPLVTVLCVIGSFAANNRIFDVILMLFFGLLGFAMRRRSYSVAPMTLAIVLGGMMDSNFRRAVSLASSEDHVLFALFGRPITIILLLLVLGTLVSNSSVFTRKRNHP; encoded by the coding sequence ATGGCTGATCTGATGGGAATTCTTTCGTTTGCTTTGGATATTCGTTTTGTGCTTTTGGTTTTTGTCGGGTCGGTGGCCGGCTTGTTTGTAGGAGCGATACCCGGTTTATCGGTTTCCATGGCAACAGCCTTGTTGGTTTCGATTACCTACTCGTGGCAGACTAGCGATGCACTGGCGACCATAATGGGCGTGTATGTTGTTGGTGTTTTCTCAGGAGCGCTTTCAGCAATACTGATCAATATTCCTGGAGCTCCCTCCTCGGTGGTGACCACCTTGGACGGCTTTCCCATGGCAAAGCGTGGACAGGCGTATGCTGCAATGTCTTATGCTATCGTGTACTCTTTCGTAGGTACCATTTTTGGCTTCATAGCACTGTTTCTCGTAGCAAAACCAATATCTTCGCTTGCCCTGCGCTTTACTCCGATGGATTATTTTCTGCTTGCCTTATTCGGGTTGACCACCGTAGGCTCGCTGACCAGCAAACAATTTTCCAAAGGTTTGATCAGTGCAGCTTTGGGATTGCTTTTCAGTATGATCGGTATCGATTCGGTCATGGGTACTGCTCGTATGACCTTTGGAATACGCAATCTGCAGGCTGGTATCAACATTGTTCCGGCTTTGGTGGGTTTGTTTGGATTCTCTGAGGTCCTGATGAGCATCTCTTCTTCACTTGAAGACGGGGAAGTGAGTAAGGTATCAAAAACGCCTATTCGATTGAAAGAGTTGCTTCGCCATTTTCCTCTCTCTCTTTGGTATGCCACTATCGGTGTATTTGTAGGAGCATTGCCCGGCGCCGGAGGGCCTGTAGCTGCCTTTCTGGCCTATAGCCAGGCCAAGCGGGTGGTCAAAAACCCCTCTGTACCGTTTGGTGAAGGAGCCGTGGAAGGCATTGTTGCCAGTGAGACGGCCAATAATGCCTGTATCGGGGGTGCTATGATACCCATGCTTACCTTGGCAATTCCCGGTGATGCGGTAACAGCCATTATTCTTTCGGTCTTTTATGTGCATGGTCTGCGTCCCGGTCCTATGTTCATTCAAACCAGTGGTGATATGTTTCAGGCCATTGTGGCAGGCGGTTTTGTTGGAAGCTTCTTTTTGTTGCTGCTGGGATACCTGGCTGCCCCGAGGATCAGCAAAGTGCTCACCATTCCCAAACGGGTGTTGCTTCCCTTGGTAACTGTCTTGTGCGTCATTGGTTCGTTTGCAGCAAACAATAGGATATTCGATGTCATTCTGATGCTTTTCTTCGGTCTATTGGGTTTTGCCATGCGTCGTCGTTCCTATTCTGTAGCTCCGATGACACTGGCCATCGTACTGGGTGGTATGATGGATTCCAACTTCAGACGGGCTGTCAGTCTTGCTTCCAGCGAAGATCACGTGCTTTTTGCTTTGTTTGGAAGGCCGATAACGATTATCCTTCTCCTTCTTGTGCTAGGCACCCTTGTTTCAAACAGCTCTGTTTTTACGCGTAAGAGGAATCATCCATGA
- the rpoD gene encoding RNA polymerase sigma factor RpoD yields MLDENISQAIVKDMVARSAETGHVTKEDIRKALAPQNATDEAVDEIMQTLSELEIVVTESDEVPSAALFSDGPSEDEIDTDMDEEPDDVDLLEDDLEDDLSVDVLLDNFADHHDEKPESKKGGSEESEDDEEEDDVVLDDEDEQSPSIKHPWSGMGTDDDTVGGSDHFVDISSLDDHDGDIDHIRHNTILGTDKSDSSGDDPIRLYLREIGKENLLTADQEVELSKKMEDGALIIKEVIQESGVMITRFYDIIKTLNTKIEGQEEEYNAKDYKELVTNQKRFTQFYREQLKDVQASLKNYIVKKEQMISSGEDVLHDETLIKTRIALLKKLAKVDLQPEEITSFTHDFVDAENRIRSYKEKKQQLENKLHISSAKELRQLGRDLATQSRSAKIEEELHLSSDTIKDLIRELQLTDKDLRQIEYQFEETCENILQHSTKIKYGQKMMKDAKDRLIRANLRLVVSIAKKYTNRGLHFFDLVQEGNIGLIKAVEKFEYRKGFKFSTYATWWIRQAITRSISDQARTIRVPVHMIEQINKVVRESRMLMQSLGREPTDEEVAEKLGWTESKVKAVKNVAREPISLETPVGEEEDSLLSDFIEDKEVENPATQTAYSLLQEQLKDVLATLPAREQEVLKMRFGLEDGYSLTLEEVGLYFELTRERIRQIEAKALRRLRHPKRSRKLKDFI; encoded by the coding sequence ATGCTTGATGAAAACATTTCGCAGGCCATAGTCAAAGACATGGTGGCGCGTTCAGCAGAGACCGGACATGTGACGAAAGAGGACATCAGAAAGGCTCTTGCTCCACAGAATGCCACGGATGAGGCTGTCGATGAAATCATGCAGACCCTCAGTGAGTTGGAAATAGTCGTCACTGAAAGCGATGAAGTGCCTTCTGCAGCGCTTTTCTCTGATGGTCCTTCCGAGGATGAGATTGATACGGACATGGATGAGGAACCGGATGACGTCGACCTTTTGGAAGATGATCTGGAGGATGACCTCTCTGTTGATGTGCTGCTTGACAACTTTGCTGATCATCACGATGAAAAACCAGAATCGAAGAAGGGCGGCAGCGAGGAAAGCGAGGATGATGAAGAGGAAGACGATGTTGTCCTTGATGATGAGGATGAACAATCTCCCTCGATAAAACATCCCTGGAGCGGCATGGGCACCGATGATGATACCGTAGGTGGCAGTGACCACTTTGTAGACATCTCCAGCCTCGATGACCATGACGGGGATATCGACCATATCCGCCACAATACAATTCTAGGAACAGATAAGAGTGATTCAAGCGGTGACGATCCGATCCGCCTGTATCTTCGAGAAATCGGCAAGGAAAATCTGCTTACTGCTGACCAAGAAGTTGAACTGAGCAAGAAGATGGAAGATGGTGCTCTGATCATCAAGGAAGTCATTCAGGAAAGCGGGGTAATGATTACCCGTTTCTATGATATCATCAAAACACTCAATACCAAGATTGAAGGTCAGGAAGAAGAGTACAACGCCAAGGACTACAAGGAGTTGGTTACCAACCAGAAGCGGTTCACCCAGTTTTACCGGGAACAGCTGAAGGATGTTCAGGCCAGCCTGAAGAATTATATTGTAAAGAAAGAGCAAATGATCAGCAGCGGCGAGGATGTGTTGCATGATGAGACGCTGATCAAGACTCGCATAGCATTGCTGAAAAAACTTGCAAAAGTAGATCTGCAGCCTGAGGAGATTACTTCGTTCACCCACGATTTCGTCGATGCAGAAAATAGGATCCGCTCCTACAAGGAGAAAAAGCAACAGCTTGAGAATAAATTGCATATCTCCTCCGCCAAGGAATTGCGACAGCTTGGCCGTGACCTCGCCACCCAGTCCAGAAGTGCAAAAATTGAAGAGGAACTCCACCTTTCCAGTGATACCATCAAGGATCTTATCCGTGAGTTGCAACTTACCGATAAGGATTTGAGACAGATTGAGTATCAGTTCGAGGAGACGTGTGAAAATATTCTCCAGCACTCAACCAAGATCAAGTATGGACAGAAGATGATGAAGGATGCCAAGGATCGTTTGATCCGTGCCAACCTCAGGCTTGTAGTGTCCATTGCCAAGAAATATACCAACCGTGGTCTCCATTTCTTCGATTTGGTTCAGGAAGGCAATATTGGATTGATCAAGGCAGTAGAGAAGTTTGAATACCGCAAGGGCTTTAAATTTTCCACGTATGCCACATGGTGGATCCGTCAGGCGATTACTCGCTCAATCAGCGACCAGGCCCGTACCATCCGTGTTCCCGTGCATATGATCGAACAGATCAACAAGGTGGTCAGGGAGTCGAGGATGTTGATGCAGTCGCTGGGTCGCGAACCTACCGATGAGGAAGTGGCTGAGAAGCTTGGCTGGACTGAGAGCAAGGTAAAGGCAGTCAAGAATGTCGCCCGTGAACCTATCAGTCTGGAGACTCCGGTAGGTGAGGAAGAAGACTCTTTGCTCTCAGATTTCATCGAGGACAAGGAAGTGGAGAATCCTGCCACCCAGACCGCTTATTCGTTGCTCCAGGAGCAACTTAAGGATGTACTTGCAACGCTTCCGGCACGTGAGCAGGAGGTCCTGAAGATGAGATTCGGCCTAGAGGACGGATATTCATTGACACTGGAGGAAGTTGGATTGTATTTTGAGTTGACTAGGGAACGTATCCGCCAGATCGAGGCCAAGGCACTCAGAAGGCTCAGACATCCTAAGCGTAGTAGAAAATTGAAGGATTTCATTTGA
- a CDS encoding LacI family DNA-binding transcriptional regulator: MNTKKVTITDVAKEAGLSIATVSRVINNARNVDAASENLIREAMKKLGYVPSVKKQKISLLAILVPNLENHFFSAVVEGVMKEANRARCHVVVYSANGSADQEAQCLIQAASLGVSALLFCPLSDAASTLLPTLFAPDFPLLIVYRRDYLKHANHIYYNNVEGGYLAAKYLLRSNHRHIAFFASFWQSPMDGVDQLIPYLDHPNRGSYSSLDRMEGYRRALAEYSISLEPSLLCMTGYDFSSGYTTAKEFLSRLCDFDAIICCNDAVAAGVLQALDEQRIAVPEQVSILGYDDSFLAEIARPALSSIHQDPRLLGTKAFLQIWERMAGKHGGDIVLQPTLKIRSSSRMRELP, encoded by the coding sequence TTGAATACCAAGAAAGTAACAATAACCGATGTTGCCAAAGAGGCCGGACTTTCCATTGCGACCGTATCGCGGGTGATAAATAATGCACGCAATGTCGACGCTGCTTCTGAAAACTTGATTCGGGAGGCAATGAAAAAGCTTGGATATGTTCCTTCGGTCAAGAAGCAGAAGATATCGTTGCTTGCCATACTTGTACCAAACTTGGAAAACCACTTTTTTTCAGCCGTGGTTGAAGGGGTTATGAAGGAGGCGAATCGGGCACGTTGCCATGTAGTTGTGTACTCAGCGAATGGTAGTGCCGACCAGGAAGCCCAATGCCTAATCCAAGCAGCTTCCCTTGGCGTTTCGGCGCTTCTTTTCTGTCCGCTCTCCGACGCCGCCTCAACCTTGCTTCCAACGCTTTTTGCACCGGATTTCCCTTTGCTGATAGTGTATCGGAGAGACTATCTGAAACATGCAAATCATATCTATTACAACAATGTGGAAGGAGGGTATCTCGCTGCCAAGTATTTGCTTAGAAGCAACCATCGGCATATAGCATTCTTCGCAAGTTTCTGGCAGAGTCCGATGGATGGTGTGGATCAGCTGATACCATACCTGGACCATCCCAACCGTGGCAGTTATTCCTCGCTTGACCGAATGGAAGGGTATAGGCGGGCTTTGGCAGAATACTCAATTTCGCTGGAACCATCCCTGCTATGCATGACGGGCTATGATTTTTCCAGCGGCTATACTACAGCAAAAGAATTTTTGTCTCGCCTTTGTGACTTCGATGCCATCATCTGTTGCAACGATGCAGTTGCCGCCGGCGTACTGCAAGCTTTGGATGAGCAGCGCATTGCTGTTCCCGAACAGGTCTCAATTCTCGGCTATGATGACTCTTTTCTCGCTGAGATTGCCCGACCGGCACTCAGCAGCATCCATCAGGATCCGCGTCTTCTTGGAACAAAAGCATTTTTGCAGATATGGGAACGTATGGCTGGTAAGCATGGTGGGGATATTGTACTCCAGCCAACTTTGAAGATTCGTAGTTCATCGCGGATGCGGGAGTTGCCATAA
- a CDS encoding zinc ribbon domain-containing protein, whose amino-acid sequence MEEAEVFAKLSQLQEDLTVRFALEDEIVKLPRDLKVKQELLDKINLEYIDEHAHSEAAKDDLRSLRIQYDDAVHARENSEKQMELISTQREFEALEKEIKDAAAKEQNLLKQLHVKEKQVHEFGDRLTEKEQLMILQKQEVDNEASKIEALLSEKRNQLSKLETKCVQYITGDITEDLYNKFCNIVKNKKGKGIVPIHGLVCQGCHIVLPIQFVNDVRSAKDIEFCPYCSRILYYEEVEGADEQFRKRIEDVEIEEGGLSDFVDSSEFDDLL is encoded by the coding sequence ATGGAAGAAGCAGAAGTATTTGCAAAACTCAGCCAATTGCAGGAAGACCTGACTGTGCGGTTTGCCCTTGAGGATGAGATTGTCAAGTTGCCAAGAGATCTGAAGGTCAAGCAGGAACTGCTGGACAAGATCAACTTGGAATATATTGATGAACATGCTCACAGTGAAGCTGCCAAGGATGACTTGAGGAGTCTGCGCATCCAGTACGATGATGCCGTACATGCCCGTGAAAATTCTGAGAAGCAGATGGAATTGATTTCCACCCAGCGTGAGTTTGAAGCGCTTGAGAAGGAAATCAAGGATGCTGCAGCCAAGGAACAAAACCTTTTGAAGCAGTTGCACGTCAAAGAGAAGCAGGTCCATGAGTTTGGTGACCGTCTTACGGAAAAAGAGCAGCTGATGATATTGCAGAAGCAGGAAGTAGATAACGAGGCCAGCAAGATTGAAGCCTTGCTTTCCGAGAAGAGAAATCAGCTTTCAAAGCTCGAGACTAAATGCGTACAATACATCACCGGTGATATCACCGAAGATCTGTACAATAAGTTTTGCAATATTGTAAAGAACAAGAAGGGCAAGGGTATCGTGCCCATTCACGGTTTGGTCTGTCAGGGATGTCACATTGTGCTTCCCATTCAGTTTGTAAACGATGTCCGTTCTGCAAAGGACATTGAGTTCTGCCCGTACTGCAGCCGCATTCTCTATTATGAAGAGGTTGAGGGAGCAGATGAGCAGTTCCGCAAGAGAATCGAGGATGTTGAGATCGAGGAAGGCGGACTTTCCGACTTTGTCGATTCCAGCGAATTCGACGACCTTCTCTAG
- a CDS encoding YkgJ family cysteine cluster protein, with the protein MRCFYEKGLAFTCVQGCNYCCSCEPGYVFLSQEDLEKLCAFTSMQEDQFIRTYCRLVNMGAFHMVSLLERENYDCIFLTKQGCSVYNARPRQCRTYPFWRSVMENEESWEAEKASCPGIGKGKVYSKAEIDEILRQQTGQEPIIRL; encoded by the coding sequence ATGCGTTGTTTTTATGAGAAAGGTCTGGCATTTACCTGTGTTCAAGGTTGCAACTATTGTTGCAGTTGTGAGCCGGGTTATGTATTCCTTTCTCAAGAGGATCTGGAAAAACTATGCGCCTTTACTTCGATGCAAGAGGATCAGTTCATCCGCACCTATTGTCGTCTGGTAAACATGGGAGCCTTTCACATGGTCAGTTTACTGGAGAGAGAGAATTACGACTGTATTTTCCTTACGAAACAGGGTTGCTCGGTCTATAACGCACGGCCTAGGCAATGTCGCACCTATCCTTTCTGGAGGAGCGTAATGGAAAACGAAGAGAGTTGGGAAGCAGAGAAGGCATCGTGCCCTGGAATCGGTAAAGGCAAGGTTTACTCGAAGGCGGAAATCGATGAGATTCTTCGTCAGCAGACCGGTCAAGAACCGATTATCCGTTTGTAG
- the dnaG gene encoding DNA primase — MAKVSDSVLEQIKARIPISEVVSDYVTLSARGGRLWGLCPFHQEKTASFSVVDDQGFYYCFSCKKGGSMFDFVMEMEKVPFIESVKILAKKAGVEIAEESPEDKKSRDLNETLYDLYDKIAGSFHFLLTSSAQGEHAREYLRKRNVAQNMWETFNLGYAPQDSSWLYSFLKKRHYSDDLLAQSGLFSQNNAAYPLFRDRLMFPIRSWQGKTVAFGGRDLTFTSKAKYINTPETAIYSKKHHLFGLFESLETIKKGQKAILCEGNFDVVALHQSGFTNAMAPLGTSFTEEQAKLLRRYCTSVEILFDSDKAGQSATAKSLVIAQNLGMENSVLTLANAKDASELVQLEGEQALKRALQQPQQGFRYLVNNAVNQYDILTPKGKSAVFNAVRPYLDATASSIEKQDLIKRLAAVLNVDESSIHDDYSRNAPAEVKVVATVGEMRVKPLNPAIISVDLYAMLTLVNNRELYLQTRYKIAVEDLEDAEAEALYDVLEEAAREEVGKHDEYILQMIGDEQLRSDVASSFTMEEFKLAPQRVINEAVNRIQLRTYEKKRLSNKRLLDISLLDGTGDEGIEELLREKTEIDAKIAQLRKALEQDI; from the coding sequence ATGGCAAAAGTGTCTGATTCAGTCCTTGAGCAGATCAAGGCACGCATTCCCATCAGTGAAGTAGTCTCAGACTATGTGACACTCTCCGCTCGTGGGGGAAGGTTGTGGGGGTTATGTCCCTTCCACCAAGAAAAAACCGCCTCATTCTCAGTTGTTGACGATCAAGGGTTCTATTATTGTTTCAGTTGCAAGAAAGGTGGTTCCATGTTTGATTTCGTCATGGAGATGGAGAAGGTCCCTTTCATTGAATCGGTAAAGATTCTTGCAAAAAAAGCAGGCGTTGAAATTGCTGAAGAGAGCCCTGAGGACAAAAAGTCCCGTGACCTCAACGAAACACTCTATGATTTGTATGACAAGATAGCAGGTTCCTTTCATTTCCTTTTGACTTCCTCTGCGCAAGGGGAACATGCACGTGAATATTTACGCAAGCGAAATGTTGCACAGAACATGTGGGAGACCTTCAACCTAGGCTATGCACCGCAGGACAGTTCGTGGTTGTATTCGTTCCTCAAGAAACGGCATTACAGTGATGATTTGCTGGCCCAAAGCGGTTTGTTCAGCCAAAACAATGCAGCCTATCCCTTATTCCGTGATCGTCTGATGTTCCCGATTCGTTCCTGGCAGGGTAAAACCGTTGCCTTTGGCGGCCGCGACCTAACCTTCACATCCAAAGCCAAATACATCAATACTCCTGAAACTGCGATTTATAGTAAAAAACATCATTTATTCGGTTTGTTTGAGTCCCTTGAGACAATCAAGAAAGGGCAGAAGGCAATCCTATGCGAAGGGAACTTCGATGTAGTTGCCTTACATCAAAGCGGCTTCACCAATGCCATGGCTCCTTTGGGGACAAGCTTTACCGAAGAGCAAGCCAAGCTTCTCAGACGGTATTGCACTTCAGTGGAAATTCTCTTCGACAGCGATAAGGCCGGGCAAAGTGCTACCGCCAAATCGTTGGTGATTGCACAGAATTTGGGAATGGAGAATTCGGTGTTGACACTTGCCAATGCCAAGGATGCATCAGAGCTTGTGCAGCTTGAGGGAGAGCAGGCACTGAAAAGAGCCTTACAACAGCCACAGCAAGGGTTTCGTTATCTTGTAAACAATGCCGTAAACCAGTATGATATACTGACGCCCAAAGGCAAATCCGCAGTATTTAACGCTGTGAGACCATATTTGGACGCCACTGCATCATCTATTGAGAAGCAAGACTTAATCAAGAGGTTGGCTGCAGTGTTGAATGTTGACGAATCGTCGATTCATGACGATTATTCACGGAACGCTCCTGCCGAAGTCAAGGTGGTTGCGACTGTGGGGGAGATGCGGGTCAAACCTCTCAATCCTGCAATAATTTCCGTGGATTTGTATGCGATGTTGACATTGGTCAACAATAGGGAGTTGTACCTGCAAACGCGGTACAAAATCGCTGTTGAAGACTTGGAAGATGCAGAAGCAGAAGCGCTGTATGACGTATTGGAGGAAGCTGCCAGGGAAGAAGTTGGGAAGCATGATGAATATATCCTGCAGATGATAGGAGATGAGCAACTTCGCAGTGATGTCGCTTCATCCTTTACCATGGAGGAGTTCAAGCTTGCACCTCAAAGGGTGATTAATGAAGCGGTGAATCGAATTCAATTAAGGACGTACGAAAAAAAGCGTTTGAGTAATAAACGGCTCTTGGATATCAGTCTGCTTGACGGTACCGGGGATGAGGGAATCGAAGAATTGCTGCGGGAGAAAACTGAGATTGACGCAAAGATTGCGCAGCTCAGAAAAGCTCTCGAGCAGGATATTTAA